A region from the Acidobacteriota bacterium genome encodes:
- a CDS encoding class I SAM-dependent methyltransferase — protein MGFYGETVLPRLIHFVLGRRAISRLRSRRLAGVRGVVVEIGFGSGLSLPHYTPAVTRLIGIDPTRGALRLARDVLASARFPVALVAASAEHLPLADGSADAVVSAFTLCSIPDVDRALAEVGRVLRPGGELHFVEHGLSDEPRTARWQERLTPLQRRLAGGCRLDREFGGLARRAGFVLEELERFRLPGPRILTEIYAGIARRP, from the coding sequence ATGGGCTTCTATGGGGAAACGGTTCTCCCGCGGCTGATCCACTTCGTGCTCGGCCGCCGCGCCATCTCCCGGCTGCGGAGCCGCCGGCTCGCCGGGGTGCGGGGAGTCGTCGTCGAGATCGGTTTCGGCAGCGGACTGAGCCTCCCGCACTACACGCCGGCGGTCACCCGCCTGATCGGCATCGATCCCACCAGAGGCGCGCTCCGGCTCGCACGGGACGTCCTGGCGTCCGCGCGCTTCCCGGTCGCACTCGTCGCCGCGAGCGCCGAACACCTCCCGCTGGCGGACGGATCGGCCGACGCGGTGGTCAGCGCCTTCACGCTGTGCTCGATCCCCGACGTCGACCGAGCCCTCGCCGAGGTCGGCCGGGTGCTCCGTCCCGGCGGGGAGCTCCACTTCGTCGAGCACGGTCTTTCCGACGAGCCCCGCACGGCCCGCTGGCAAGAGCGGCTGACGCCCCTCCAGCGGCGTCTCGCGGGCGGATGCCGCCTCGACCGCGAGTTCGGGGGACTCGCGCGCCGGGCCGGCTTCGTTCTGGAGGAGCTGGAGCGCTTCCGTCTTCCCGGCCCCCGGATCCTCACCGAAATCTATGCGGGCATCGCGCGGCGCCCGTGA
- a CDS encoding NDP-sugar synthase: protein MSFEGAAMVLAAGRGVRMRPLTDARAKPTLPVLGMSLLERIVRFLAAEGIRAVAVNAHHAAASVRACLDRCSDLPVQRELFVEPELMGSGGAFVAPRSLLACSESFLVHNGDTLVRAPVEELAHAAQRPDTLGALLVRPGRVPGYRPVLVRDGRVVGLSGDAAAQVGEPATYLGVAVFRRAVLDAVPPDRPSELFGDVLLPLVARGMRLAAVPYRGPWLEFTSPPDYRRKLVRLVLESRERGSADLPGGPAPCRPVPEGCCFFGEGAVAADSRLAGGVVLERGARVIGSSVSDSVLLEQAQVGPGSRLERAVVAAGSRVSPGTVVRDTVHGSEPAREKDR from the coding sequence GTGAGCTTCGAAGGCGCGGCGATGGTCCTCGCGGCGGGGCGCGGCGTCCGGATGCGACCCCTGACGGACGCCCGGGCCAAGCCGACTCTGCCGGTGTTGGGCATGTCTCTGCTGGAGCGGATCGTGCGGTTCTTGGCGGCGGAAGGGATCCGGGCCGTCGCCGTCAACGCCCACCACGCCGCGGCGAGCGTGCGCGCGTGCCTCGACCGGTGCAGCGATCTGCCGGTCCAGCGAGAGCTGTTCGTGGAGCCCGAGCTGATGGGCTCCGGGGGAGCCTTCGTGGCGCCGCGCTCGCTCCTCGCCTGCTCCGAGAGCTTCCTCGTTCACAACGGCGACACGCTCGTGCGCGCGCCGGTGGAGGAACTGGCACACGCCGCGCAGCGGCCGGACACTCTCGGCGCCCTGCTCGTCCGGCCCGGCCGCGTTCCCGGGTATCGCCCCGTCCTCGTTCGCGACGGGCGGGTCGTGGGTCTGTCCGGCGACGCCGCGGCGCAGGTCGGCGAGCCGGCGACCTACCTCGGGGTCGCGGTGTTCCGGAGGGCGGTTCTCGACGCCGTGCCGCCGGACCGGCCCTCCGAGCTGTTCGGCGACGTCCTTCTCCCGCTGGTCGCCCGGGGCATGAGGCTCGCGGCCGTTCCCTACCGCGGTCCGTGGCTCGAGTTCACCTCTCCCCCCGACTACCGCCGGAAGCTGGTGCGCCTCGTTCTGGAGTCGCGGGAACGTGGCTCCGCCGATCTTCCCGGCGGTCCGGCACCGTGCCGTCCGGTTCCCGAGGGGTGCTGCTTTTTCGGCGAGGGAGCTGTCGCCGCCGATTCCCGTCTGGCCGGGGGGGTGGTCCTCGAGCGCGGGGCACGGGTGATCGGATCGAGCGTCTCCGACTCGGTTCTACTCGAGCAGGCGCAGGTGGGTCCAGGTTCGCGGCTCGAGCGCGCGGTGGTCGCGGCCGGCTCGCGGGTGTCCCCCGGAACCGTGGTTCGCGACACCGTGCACGGATCGGAGCCGGCCCGGGAGAAGGACCGGTGA
- a CDS encoding GNAT family N-acetyltransferase has product MHLAARLIERMPGADDPLARAWDALPPSRGVQADLYDSWSWLRAWLDAAPEVEPALRLPAVFEGERLVAVLPLVARRSGRWEAAGLDFRPRVRAALAGESPRREVLEALAEAVASTGIRELDLPLLPERDPATPLLARALEAAGFSVRLRPGTAECLAPAGEPWDRFRRRFRKYERTVKNFSNKAARLGPLAVDSFGGRARPASAAFHVYRELHARGWKGPLHPITARHREALLAWGDRRGWSRLHVLRVAGVPAAAIIWFRVGEVAVAYSTVYDRRLAALSAGTIVMWRGLESEFAASPPALVDYLPGRGPQKDQLGPERPRLLTLCATRRRSVARLVAPVRHAASRAAASARRRLRRRRRAAVARPPGRRLRAQPAAAPARRTARRLEIDSRLELYLATAVGATSVARLRATWTPGDEWWALGEPPEALARVGAPGQNGHRPVRQVVVLRGLPGDPTRWLADLATACGQPVEANWADGPGSGPEAFLHEAPLPWPGG; this is encoded by the coding sequence GTGCACCTCGCGGCGCGGCTCATCGAGAGGATGCCCGGAGCGGATGACCCGCTCGCTCGCGCCTGGGACGCTCTGCCGCCGTCCCGGGGTGTGCAGGCCGACCTCTACGACTCGTGGAGCTGGCTTCGGGCCTGGCTGGACGCCGCCCCGGAGGTGGAACCGGCGCTGCGGCTCCCGGCGGTTTTCGAGGGGGAGCGGCTCGTCGCCGTGCTGCCCCTGGTCGCCCGCCGGTCCGGGCGGTGGGAAGCGGCCGGGCTCGACTTCCGCCCGCGCGTCCGGGCCGCGCTCGCCGGAGAGAGCCCCCGGCGCGAGGTTCTGGAGGCGCTCGCCGAGGCGGTGGCCTCGACCGGGATCCGGGAGCTGGATCTTCCGCTCCTTCCCGAGCGCGATCCCGCCACTCCCCTCCTCGCGCGGGCCCTCGAGGCGGCGGGCTTCTCGGTTCGGCTGCGCCCGGGAACCGCGGAGTGTCTCGCTCCTGCCGGCGAGCCGTGGGATCGCTTCAGGCGCCGCTTCCGCAAGTACGAGCGGACGGTGAAGAACTTCAGCAACAAGGCCGCTCGGCTCGGGCCCCTCGCGGTCGATTCGTTCGGCGGTCGCGCGCGCCCGGCGAGCGCCGCCTTTCACGTTTACCGCGAACTCCACGCGCGCGGGTGGAAGGGGCCGCTCCACCCAATCACCGCCCGCCACCGCGAGGCGCTGCTCGCTTGGGGTGACCGCCGCGGTTGGTCCCGGCTGCACGTGCTCCGGGTCGCAGGTGTGCCGGCCGCCGCCATCATCTGGTTCCGCGTCGGGGAGGTCGCCGTCGCCTATTCCACCGTCTACGACCGGAGGCTCGCTGCCCTCAGCGCGGGAACGATCGTGATGTGGCGCGGACTCGAGAGCGAGTTCGCCGCGAGTCCGCCGGCCCTCGTCGATTACCTGCCCGGCCGCGGACCGCAGAAGGACCAGCTCGGCCCGGAACGCCCCCGGCTTCTCACCCTCTGCGCGACGCGGCGCCGCTCGGTGGCGAGGCTGGTGGCACCGGTCCGGCACGCCGCCTCCCGCGCCGCCGCTTCCGCGCGCCGGCGCCTGCGACGGCGGCGCCGGGCGGCGGTGGCGCGGCCGCCGGGACGGCGCCTCCGGGCGCAGCCGGCTGCGGCGCCCGCCCGCCGAACCGCGCGGAGGCTCGAGATCGACTCGCGGCTCGAGCTGTACCTGGCCACGGCGGTGGGTGCGACGAGCGTGGCCCGGCTGCGGGCGACGTGGACACCCGGCGACGAATGGTGGGCGCTGGGGGAGCCACCCGAAGCCCTCGCCCGGGTCGGAGCACCGGGCCAGAACGGACACCGGCCGGTGCGCCAGGTCGTGGTCCTTCGGGGTCTCCCGGGTGACCCCACCCGCTGGCTCGCCGATCTGGCGACCGCCTGCGGTCAGCCCGTCGAGGCGAACTGGGCGGATGGGCCGGGGTCGGGGCCGGAAGCCTTCCTTCACGAAGCCCCCCTTCCCTGGCCGGGTGGCTGA
- a CDS encoding radical SAM protein, which produces MRASRGARESAAGPAAILRRSAAGGGCGGGRSRMTPGGRCRTESRPQLSLNDDPRLSRYVVVERGPDGTRRLRHTVTWSTLPPDAPEEALRAEFFLAGQEEEALERRLASEPTRIALTLVVTWRCNLRCTHCSVLHRLVRREERGLRPGDFRDFVERWRHRVAPPEGFTLSLVGGEPLLEPDLCSEAVSAVRGGGTARCDITTNLAVILQPAHIELLSRLDAIVVSLDGLEEAHNAQRRPYRDGFDPFRRTWENLERLVAEGLADRIHVQGAVRDPYGTIEHFENYQRALMAIGIRWDRISFGAVHPTVRDPAVQRTFLRTLRDPLPRWQMCCKYRGGRSLTVGPDGGVYSDFYDYERLGSVGDPPEAILERFRALARSMPALRDPTCRACPVLGCCWGGCTNARLLVGDRPSEHCGRESLIRTVRRLAEEGRLPEHGARPRCG; this is translated from the coding sequence ATGCGGGCATCGCGCGGCGCCCGTGAGTCGGCGGCCGGCCCCGCCGCTATACTGCGCCGGTCCGCGGCCGGCGGCGGCTGCGGGGGAGGGCGCTCGCGCATGACCCCCGGCGGAAGGTGCCGGACCGAATCCCGCCCGCAGTTGTCGCTCAACGACGACCCGCGCCTGTCGCGCTACGTCGTCGTCGAGCGGGGACCGGATGGAACGCGGCGGCTTCGGCACACCGTCACGTGGAGCACGCTCCCGCCGGACGCGCCGGAGGAAGCGCTCCGCGCGGAATTCTTCCTCGCGGGTCAGGAAGAGGAGGCGCTCGAGCGGCGCCTCGCATCCGAACCGACGCGGATCGCGCTCACCCTGGTCGTGACGTGGCGGTGCAATCTGCGCTGCACGCACTGCAGCGTGCTGCACCGGCTCGTGCGGCGTGAGGAACGCGGGCTCCGCCCGGGGGATTTCCGGGACTTCGTGGAGCGGTGGCGCCACCGGGTCGCCCCGCCGGAAGGTTTCACTCTCTCTCTGGTCGGCGGTGAGCCGCTCCTCGAGCCGGACCTGTGCAGCGAGGCGGTATCGGCGGTGAGGGGCGGGGGGACCGCCCGGTGCGACATCACGACGAACCTGGCGGTGATCCTGCAGCCGGCACACATCGAGCTCCTTTCCCGCCTCGACGCGATCGTCGTCAGCCTGGATGGACTGGAGGAAGCCCACAACGCCCAGCGCCGGCCCTACCGGGACGGCTTCGATCCGTTCCGCCGGACCTGGGAGAACCTGGAGAGGCTGGTGGCGGAAGGGCTCGCCGATCGGATCCACGTCCAGGGGGCGGTGCGCGACCCCTACGGCACGATCGAGCACTTCGAGAACTACCAGCGGGCGCTGATGGCGATCGGGATCCGCTGGGACCGGATCTCGTTCGGGGCGGTGCACCCGACCGTGCGAGATCCGGCCGTCCAGCGCACCTTCCTCCGGACGCTCCGCGACCCTCTCCCGCGGTGGCAGATGTGCTGCAAGTACCGTGGCGGCCGGTCCTTGACGGTCGGTCCCGACGGGGGCGTCTACTCCGACTTCTACGATTACGAGCGTCTCGGCAGTGTCGGCGATCCGCCGGAGGCGATCCTGGAACGGTTCCGGGCGCTCGCCCGCTCGATGCCGGCGCTCCGCGATCCGACATGCCGCGCCTGCCCGGTGCTCGGGTGCTGTTGGGGCGGCTGCACGAACGCCCGCCTCCTCGTGGGGGATCGGCCGAGCGAGCATTGCGGCCGGGAATCGCTGATCCGGACGGTGCGCCGCCTGGCCGAGGAGGGACGCCTCCCGGAACACGGCGCCCGACCGCGTTGCGGCTGA
- a CDS encoding mechanosensitive ion channel family protein, producing the protein MPGSTRFTQLAEPLLAMLSVWGLKALGALAVLFLGWIAARAIRSALERGLQRSRIDPTLSPFLCNLAYYGFLALVVTAVLGLFGVQTASLVALLGAAGLALGLALQGTLAHFASGVMLLIFRPFQVGDFVEIGGVAGSVREIGPFVTVLDTPDNVRVLIPNSQVFGATIRNYTADDTRRLEIVVGVSYDDDLSTAVETVERVLGEDPRVLSDPAPVVAVSALGESSVDLVVRPWCRREDYWPLRFDLLRKIKEELEAAGCSIPYPQHDVHLKGAAVS; encoded by the coding sequence ATGCCTGGATCAACCCGCTTCACCCAGTTGGCGGAGCCGTTGCTGGCCATGCTGTCCGTCTGGGGACTCAAGGCTCTGGGAGCCTTGGCCGTCCTGTTTCTCGGATGGATCGCCGCCCGCGCCATCCGGTCCGCCCTCGAGCGCGGCCTCCAGCGGTCCCGGATCGATCCGACGCTCTCGCCCTTCCTATGCAACCTCGCGTACTACGGGTTCCTGGCGTTGGTGGTCACCGCGGTCCTCGGCCTGTTCGGCGTGCAAACCGCTTCGCTCGTGGCGCTGCTCGGCGCAGCGGGACTGGCCTTGGGCCTGGCGCTTCAGGGAACCCTCGCGCACTTCGCCTCGGGGGTGATGCTTCTGATTTTCCGGCCCTTCCAGGTCGGCGATTTCGTCGAAATCGGCGGCGTCGCCGGTAGCGTCCGGGAGATCGGACCGTTCGTGACCGTGCTGGACACCCCCGACAACGTGCGTGTCCTGATCCCGAACTCCCAGGTCTTCGGCGCGACCATCAGGAACTACACGGCCGACGACACGCGCCGGCTCGAGATCGTCGTCGGCGTGTCCTATGACGACGATCTGTCGACCGCCGTCGAGACTGTCGAGCGGGTGCTCGGCGAGGACCCTCGCGTGCTGTCGGATCCGGCCCCCGTGGTGGCGGTCTCGGCGCTCGGGGAATCCTCCGTGGACCTCGTCGTCCGCCCCTGGTGCCGCCGCGAGGACTACTGGCCGCTCCGCTTCGACCTGCTGAGGAAGATCAAGGAAGAGCTGGAGGCGGCGGGGTGCTCGATTCCCTACCCTCAGCACGACGTGCACCTCAAGGGCGCTGCCGTGTCCTGA
- a CDS encoding CYTH domain-containing protein, with protein sequence MREIEVKVEVRDADAARARLGAAGAVARTPRYFEDNRVYDDESRSLERSGRLLRLRSIGNRHILTLKETPDPEEGAERYKVRLEHETTVGDPHEADRILRSLGFLVAYRYQKYRQSYRLGEVTVELDETPLGVFLELEGQPVDIDAAAERLGFGPSDYITKTYRMLHRERSRSETPGDLVFEDRPPA encoded by the coding sequence ATGCGGGAAATCGAGGTGAAGGTCGAGGTCCGCGATGCCGATGCCGCGCGCGCCCGGCTCGGTGCAGCCGGGGCGGTGGCACGAACGCCACGGTACTTCGAGGACAACCGCGTCTACGACGACGAGAGCCGTTCGTTGGAGCGCAGCGGCCGCCTGCTCCGCCTGCGCTCGATCGGCAACCGGCACATCCTCACCCTCAAGGAGACGCCCGATCCCGAGGAGGGGGCGGAGCGGTACAAGGTCCGCCTCGAGCACGAGACGACGGTGGGCGATCCGCACGAAGCGGACCGGATTCTCCGCTCGCTCGGTTTTCTCGTCGCCTACCGGTACCAGAAATACCGGCAGAGTTACCGCTTGGGCGAGGTGACGGTGGAGCTGGACGAGACGCCGCTGGGCGTGTTTCTCGAGCTCGAGGGCCAACCGGTCGATATCGACGCTGCCGCCGAGCGGCTCGGTTTCGGCCCGTCGGACTACATCACCAAGACCTACCGGATGCTTCACCGCGAGAGGAGCCGCTCGGAGACTCCCGGCGATCTCGTGTTCGAGGACCGGCCGCCGGCGTGA
- a CDS encoding ABC transporter permease codes for MNRWRPLFALYRRELRCSLRERTILVSSVLIPIFLYPTLIWLIFTGVTFVQGQVEGLRGRVLLRDGGKLPALRERILAAEDLEIVEVAGGGTPQEQLRSGRVDAVLSVGAPAPGARSPALVLEYDGARDRSRMAKTRLEEIVGRLRADDAADRARRAGVPDRDWVLFAVERRNAATGRQMGAYLLGMMLPLLVVIIVAVGTMAPAVDATAGERERSTWETTLTLAVPRWQVAAAKYLHVATLGALAGLLNVAAMVASMRFMLAPILGSRTADFRFSLSPGTVLLFAAGIVAVALLLAALMMLAASAARTFREGQSMVVPLYLLTVLPLLLLQDPDIRLDLRWAAVPVVGVLLMLRDALNGVFSWPAIAAAVGVQGAAIALCLLAASRIIGREDFLLGAPGRSPASLLRRVLRRGRPTEAGRG; via the coding sequence ATGAACCGCTGGCGGCCCCTTTTCGCCCTGTACCGGCGCGAGCTGCGCTGCTCCCTCCGCGAACGGACGATCCTGGTCTCCAGCGTGCTGATACCGATCTTCCTCTACCCGACGCTCATCTGGCTCATCTTCACCGGGGTGACTTTCGTTCAGGGGCAGGTCGAAGGGCTCCGGGGACGCGTGCTCCTGCGGGACGGCGGGAAGCTGCCCGCCTTGCGCGAGCGGATCCTGGCGGCGGAAGACCTCGAGATCGTCGAAGTTGCAGGCGGCGGGACCCCGCAAGAGCAGCTGCGCTCCGGCCGGGTCGATGCGGTTCTCTCGGTCGGTGCGCCGGCCCCGGGAGCACGAAGTCCGGCTCTGGTCCTCGAGTACGACGGCGCTCGCGACCGCAGCCGCATGGCGAAGACGCGACTGGAGGAGATCGTCGGTCGCCTGCGCGCCGACGATGCCGCCGACCGGGCCCGGCGAGCAGGAGTGCCCGATCGCGACTGGGTGCTGTTCGCCGTGGAGCGGAGGAACGCAGCGACCGGCCGCCAGATGGGAGCGTACCTGCTGGGGATGATGCTGCCGCTGCTCGTCGTCATCATCGTCGCCGTCGGCACGATGGCGCCGGCGGTGGACGCGACCGCCGGCGAGCGCGAACGCTCGACGTGGGAGACGACGCTGACGCTGGCCGTCCCGCGCTGGCAGGTCGCCGCCGCCAAGTACCTTCACGTCGCCACCCTCGGCGCGCTCGCGGGCCTGCTCAACGTCGCCGCGATGGTGGCGAGCATGAGGTTCATGCTCGCGCCGATTCTGGGCTCCCGGACGGCCGACTTCCGCTTCAGCCTGTCTCCGGGGACGGTTCTCCTGTTCGCGGCGGGCATCGTGGCGGTCGCCCTGCTGCTCGCTGCCCTGATGATGCTGGCCGCCTCGGCCGCCCGCACATTCCGCGAGGGTCAGTCGATGGTCGTTCCCCTGTATCTGCTGACCGTTCTGCCGCTGCTCCTCCTTCAAGATCCGGACATCCGGCTCGACCTGCGCTGGGCCGCCGTTCCGGTGGTGGGCGTCCTGCTGATGCTCCGCGACGCACTCAACGGCGTTTTCTCCTGGCCGGCGATCGCCGCCGCCGTCGGCGTCCAGGGAGCCGCGATCGCGCTGTGTCTCCTCGCCGCATCCCGGATCATCGGACGCGAGGATTTCCTGCTCGGGGCGCCGGGCCGCTCACCGGCGTCACTCCTCCGCCGGGTCCTGCGGCGCGGCCGGCCGACGGAGGCGGGCCGTGGCTGA